GCCAGTATTTTCATAATATAACGATCATCTTCCGCCCGCGACCAGGCAGGAGAGCGCGATCCCGTAGAATTTCGTCTCCGGGTCGTCGGTGCGCGAGACGAGCACGATGGGCACCATCGCGCCGAGCACGACGCCGGCGAACTTCGCCTTACAGTAATGCACGAGGGTCTTGCAGTGGACGTTGCCGCATTCAAGGTTCGGGGCCAGCGTGAGGTCCACCTTGCCGGCGATGACGCTGTTTATCCCCTTATGCTCCGCGGCCTCCCTTGAAGCCACGACGTCTATCGCCATCGGCCCCTCGACGGTGCAGGTGCAGGGCAGTTCGTCAAACTCCCCGTCGCGCCAGGCGGCGACGAGGGCGGCGGCATCCACCGTCGACGGGATGTGCGGGTCCACGCGCTCGTTGGCCGCGATGCAGGCGACGTTGACATGTTCGTAGCCGAGGGCGTGGATCGCCTTCAGGGCGTTTCTCAGGATGTGTTTTTTCTGGTCGAGCGTCGGCGTCACGATGAAGGCGGTGTCGGTACAGAACGAGAGATGGTGCTCTCCCGGGATCTCCATCACCGCGAGGTGGCTCAAAAGGTGCCCGGAGCGCAGCCCCTGCTCCCGGTCAAGCACGGCGCGCATAAAATCGGAGGTGTTGACGAGCCCCTTCATCAGGGCGTCGCCGCTGCCCTCGCGAACGAGCGCAACGGCCCTTTTCGCCGCCTCCTCCGGACTGCCGGCGTGGACGATCTCAGCCTTGCCCGCGATGCCCAGCTCATCAACCACGGGAGCGATTATCTTCTCGTCGCCGGTGAAGACCGCGTGTCCGAGCCCCTTGTCAAAGGCCATCTTCACCGCCTCTATGGTCTCCCTGTCCGCCGCCGCCGCGACGAGGCTGCTGCCGCTGAGACAGCCGCAGTTGTTTATCATTTCGTCAAAGGTCTTATACATCGACATTCCTCCCCGTTCATTTAAAGGATTCCCTCTTAAATATGAGACATTATAAAAATACGGGAACGACAAATCCGCCGAATATTTGGCACACTCAACTAAGTAAATTATACTATAATGAGAGCGTAAGATTTGCATATGGGAGAAATTTTTAAGTGAAAACAAATAATACCGCGGCCCTCGGCACAGCTCCGGTGGGGCCGCTGCTGCTGAAGTTATCTGTTCCGGCGATGGCGGGAATGTTTATGATGTCTCTTTATAATGTCGTTGACGCTTTCTTCGTCGGGCGCGGCGTGGGCGCGCTGGGCATCGCCTCCGTATTCGTTTCGTTTCCCGCGACGCTCGTCATCATGGCCGTATCGCAGACCTTCGGCGTGGGCGGAGCCTCCGTCATCGCCCGCGCGCTGGGGGCGGAAAGACATGACGAGGCCTCCGCGGCGCTCGGCACGATAATGACCTCCGGTCTCTTCTGCGCGCTCGCCATGACCGCCGCGCTGATGATATTCACGCGGCCATTGCTGACGATGCTCGGGGCAACCCATGAGATCATCGAATCGTCGCTCGTCTACGCCGGCATCATCTTTCTCGGCACGCCGGCCTTCTTCATGATGATGGTCTTCAACAACCTCGTGCGCGGCGAGGGCAACACCCGCCTCTCCATGCTGAGCATGGCGATCTCCTCGGGCGTCAACATCGCGCTGGACCCGCTCTTCATCTTCGTCTTCAAATGGGGGCTGGCGGGCGCGGCCTGGGCCACCGTCATCGCTCAGGTGTGCGCACTTGCCTGGCTGCTGCACTATTATTTCGGCGGCAAAAGCGCCGTCGCGGTAAAGCCGCAATGCCTGCGCCGGATATCCCCGCCGCTGCTCGCGCGGGTCCTCTCCGTCGGGGCCTCCGCCTTCGTGCGGCAGGTGGGCATCGCCGTATCGTGGACCGTGCTCAACCGGATATTCGCCGACACCGGCGGCGCGATCGGCGTCGCCGCCTCCGGACTCGTACAGCGCCTGCTCTCGCTCATTATTATGCCGGTGCTCGGCATGGGACACGGTCTGCTGCCGCTCGTCGGTTACAACTACGGCGCCAAAAACTACCGCCGCGTACTGCGCGGCATGTCGCTCGCGAACATCGCCTCGACCGCCGTCTGCTTCGCCTGCGCCGTCCTCCTGCTCATCTTCCCGCGCGAGATGCTGGGAATCTTCTCGGACGACCGGGCGCTGCTCGCGAGCGGCGTGACCGGCATGGTCTGTGTCGCGGCGGGGATATCCTTCGCCGGCACCCAGACGATGATCTCGACATACTACCAGGGCATCGGCAGCGCGCGGCTCGCCTTTTTCCTCTCGATGCTCCGGCCGCTGCTGCTCCACCCGCCGCTCGCGCTGACACTCTCGGCGTTTTTCGGCATGAACGGCGCCTGGGCCTCTTTCACCGCCGCGGACATCCTCGCCTTCGCCATCTCCTGGGCCATCTATACCAGAGGCAAACGGGAACTTGCCCAAAGAGAGCTCGCGGCATGACGGCGGCGCTTACGGCCTTATCCGCCGCCCGACACGAAAGGAATCATGACGGACAATGAAATTGCTCAAAAAGGCAAAGCGCATCCTGATACGGCGCGGAGCCGTGGACCTCGGCAGCGGCCCCGTGCTCAGCTCGCTTGTGCGCCTCTCTGTGCCATCCATCGCGATGGTGCTCTTCCACACGCTCTTCAACCTTGTGGATACTATCTTTATCTCATGGCTCGGCGAGAGCCACATGGTCGCGATATCCTACACCTTTCCGGTCCAGATCGGCGTTTTCGCGGTGCTTGAGGGCGTCGGCAACGGCGTCACGGCGCTTGTGGGGCGCAGGCTAGGCGAGGGAGACCGTGAACTGGCGCAGAAAACGGCGACCTCGGGGCTGGCCTTCTCCTACATCCTCTGTCTTCTCTGGGTTCCCTTCCTGTTTCCCGGCCCCTCGAACGCCTTCTTCCGTATGCTCGGGGCCACCGACCCAGTCACGCTGCGTCAGGCGTGGCTCTACAATATGTGGATACCTCCGATGCTGGTGCTCATCAGCTTTTCATATGTGGTGAATTCCATATTCAGATGCCAGGGCAATACGATGGTCCCGCTATACTTCTTTCTTATCGCCAACGGGCTGAACTTTATCCTGGACCCGATCTTCATCTTCGCGTTCGGCTGGGGCATGACGGGCGCGGCGGCGGCCACCTTCGCCGGGCGCTTCGCCGGCACCTTCTACCTGATAAAGAAACTGCGCGAGTCGAGCGAAATAAAACTCCCCTTCTTCACACGGCCGCGCCGCGGCATGATGAGGATATGGGGCGGGATAACGGCGATCGGACTTCCCGTCACCCTCACCACCGGCAGCGTCGCCTTCGGCATGGGCACCGTCAACAAGATTTTGTCGACGACCTACGGCAACATCGCCGTCGCCGGCTGGATGGTGGGGCTGCGCGTCGAGGACCTCGCCTTCAACACCCTGATGGGGATCAACGACGCGCTCGTCCCCTTCCTCTCCTTCAACTACGGACGGCGCAGCCTCGATCGCATGAGACGCGGCATCCGCTCGGCGTTCATCATCAGCGGCGTGATAACGGTGGCGATCGGCCTCGCGCTCGCCTTCGCCCCGCACCCGATCATAAATCTCTTCCGCCCGACGGAGGAGGTCGCCGCCGTCGCCATCCAGTCGATACGCATCACGATCGCCGGCTACCCGATGGTGATATACAGCGTGCTCTACAACGCGCTCTTCATCGCCACTGGATATTCCGGTTACGGCTTTGTGATCCAAGTCTGCCGCAGCATGGTGCTGCGCGTGCCCGCCGTCTGGCTGCTCGCGGGCATGGTCTCGATACATTGGATCTGGCTCTTCCAGCCGATCTCATTCGCGGGCGCGGCGGCGCTGACC
The window above is part of the Cloacibacillus evryensis DSM 19522 genome. Proteins encoded here:
- a CDS encoding MATE family efflux transporter; translated protein: MKLLKKAKRILIRRGAVDLGSGPVLSSLVRLSVPSIAMVLFHTLFNLVDTIFISWLGESHMVAISYTFPVQIGVFAVLEGVGNGVTALVGRRLGEGDRELAQKTATSGLAFSYILCLLWVPFLFPGPSNAFFRMLGATDPVTLRQAWLYNMWIPPMLVLISFSYVVNSIFRCQGNTMVPLYFFLIANGLNFILDPIFIFAFGWGMTGAAAATFAGRFAGTFYLIKKLRESSEIKLPFFTRPRRGMMRIWGGITAIGLPVTLTTGSVAFGMGTVNKILSTTYGNIAVAGWMVGLRVEDLAFNTLMGINDALVPFLSFNYGRRSLDRMRRGIRSAFIISGVITVAIGLALAFAPHPIINLFRPTEEVAAVAIQSIRITIAGYPMVIYSVLYNALFIATGYSGYGFVIQVCRSMVLRVPAVWLLAGMVSIHWIWLFQPISFAGAAALTWLFSWILLKKLRKDMAGNSTEMGPYIR
- a CDS encoding MATE family efflux transporter; translation: MKTNNTAALGTAPVGPLLLKLSVPAMAGMFMMSLYNVVDAFFVGRGVGALGIASVFVSFPATLVIMAVSQTFGVGGASVIARALGAERHDEASAALGTIMTSGLFCALAMTAALMIFTRPLLTMLGATHEIIESSLVYAGIIFLGTPAFFMMMVFNNLVRGEGNTRLSMLSMAISSGVNIALDPLFIFVFKWGLAGAAWATVIAQVCALAWLLHYYFGGKSAVAVKPQCLRRISPPLLARVLSVGASAFVRQVGIAVSWTVLNRIFADTGGAIGVAASGLVQRLLSLIIMPVLGMGHGLLPLVGYNYGAKNYRRVLRGMSLANIASTAVCFACAVLLLIFPREMLGIFSDDRALLASGVTGMVCVAAGISFAGTQTMISTYYQGIGSARLAFFLSMLRPLLLHPPLALTLSAFFGMNGAWASFTAADILAFAISWAIYTRGKRELAQRELAA
- a CDS encoding phosphate acyltransferase, with the translated sequence MYKTFDEMINNCGCLSGSSLVAAAADRETIEAVKMAFDKGLGHAVFTGDEKIIAPVVDELGIAGKAEIVHAGSPEEAAKRAVALVREGSGDALMKGLVNTSDFMRAVLDREQGLRSGHLLSHLAVMEIPGEHHLSFCTDTAFIVTPTLDQKKHILRNALKAIHALGYEHVNVACIAANERVDPHIPSTVDAAALVAAWRDGEFDELPCTCTVEGPMAIDVVASREAAEHKGINSVIAGKVDLTLAPNLECGNVHCKTLVHYCKAKFAGVVLGAMVPIVLVSRTDDPETKFYGIALSCLVAGGR